A region of Verrucomicrobiota bacterium DNA encodes the following proteins:
- a CDS encoding polysaccharide lyase beta-sandwich domain-containing protein, with translation MNIRLSAESRAKGKRIFQLAINHGATPQRDSYRYMVLPNTTPEEVEQYVDGLGENRSIAILRNDEKLMAVQQRALNISQVAFYEVGEIAIPSTSDTPIQLSVNRPALVMLRETDEGFTLTVTDPNHSTEDATILVSVNQKLSGPNCRYDSDEGFSHLTFTHSTEEVYAGKPMMVAYRLHSNN, from the coding sequence GTGAATATTCGTTTGTCCGCCGAGTCGAGAGCCAAGGGTAAAAGGATTTTTCAGCTGGCTATAAACCATGGAGCAACTCCTCAAAGGGATAGCTATCGTTACATGGTTCTCCCAAATACTACTCCTGAAGAGGTGGAACAGTATGTGGATGGTTTGGGTGAGAATCGATCCATCGCTATTTTGCGGAACGATGAAAAGCTGATGGCGGTTCAACAAAGAGCCCTGAACATCTCTCAAGTGGCATTCTACGAAGTTGGTGAAATTGCCATTCCATCCACCTCCGATACTCCCATACAATTGTCCGTGAATCGACCGGCTCTGGTCATGCTCAGGGAAACGGATGAAGGATTTACGTTAACAGTTACCGATCCCAATCATTCGACCGAGGATGCCACTATCCTGGTATCAGTTAATCAAAAGCTATCCGGGCCCAACTGCAGATACGATTCCGATGAAGGCTTCTCACATCTCACATTTACTCACTCTACTGAGGAGGTCTATGCTGGAAAACCAATGATGGTTGCCTATCGTCTGCATTCCAATAATTGA
- a CDS encoding DUF1501 domain-containing protein has product MSETQPVHSISRRDALRHMACGFGYMAAAGIAQQAAAAGISNPLLPKIPHIIPKAKRVIFLFMAGGVSQVDSYDYKPLLYKDDGRMLDFTDQRILAKTGMGSNQRVMKPLWDFKQRGQNGAWVSELFPHMAKHTDDYCIIRSMQTEGVAHGPATLFLHTGSTNLIRPSMGSWVNYGLGTESQDMPGFVSLSPSMGNGGPRNYGNAFLPASYQGTAIGRAGMKATDIGIKNLKNETLSSDQQRRQFELLQAMHHERKKSLPGNTELEAVINSYELAWRMQSNAPEVLDMSKETEATKKLYGIDEEPTDDYGRQCLMARRMAESGVRFIQVNYSDNSNNPAWDQHNDMPKHKEHALAVDKPISGLLTDLKQRGLLQDTLVWWGGEFGRTPYAQKNGDGRDHNPTGFTVWLAGGGVRPGLIYGETDEFGQYAVQNQVHMHDLHATILHLLGMDHKRLTFRHEGRDFRLTDVFGNVVHDIIT; this is encoded by the coding sequence ATGTCCGAAACTCAACCAGTTCATTCCATTTCGCGCCGCGACGCCCTACGTCACATGGCTTGTGGATTTGGTTATATGGCCGCAGCCGGCATCGCCCAGCAAGCCGCCGCGGCGGGTATCAGCAACCCCCTACTCCCAAAAATCCCCCATATTATTCCCAAGGCCAAACGGGTAATCTTTCTTTTCATGGCTGGCGGAGTTAGCCAAGTCGACAGCTATGACTATAAGCCACTGTTGTATAAGGACGATGGCCGCATGCTCGATTTTACCGACCAGCGCATTTTGGCAAAAACCGGAATGGGCTCCAATCAACGCGTGATGAAACCGCTTTGGGATTTTAAACAACGCGGCCAGAACGGTGCCTGGGTTTCTGAGTTGTTTCCTCACATGGCGAAACACACAGACGACTATTGCATCATCCGATCCATGCAGACGGAAGGAGTCGCTCACGGTCCCGCGACTCTCTTTCTCCACACGGGTTCTACTAATCTTATTCGTCCCTCCATGGGATCGTGGGTAAACTACGGCCTAGGTACCGAAAGTCAGGACATGCCGGGATTTGTAAGCCTCAGTCCATCGATGGGTAACGGAGGTCCGCGCAACTATGGAAACGCATTTCTTCCAGCATCGTATCAGGGAACCGCCATTGGCCGTGCCGGAATGAAGGCCACCGATATTGGCATCAAGAATCTCAAAAACGAAACCCTTTCATCCGACCAACAAAGGCGTCAATTCGAGCTGCTTCAGGCCATGCACCACGAGCGCAAAAAGAGCTTGCCCGGAAATACCGAACTGGAAGCGGTCATCAACTCCTACGAGTTGGCTTGGCGCATGCAATCCAACGCACCGGAAGTGTTGGATATGTCCAAAGAAACGGAAGCTACCAAAAAACTGTATGGCATCGACGAAGAGCCGACAGACGATTACGGCCGCCAATGCTTGATGGCTCGTCGCATGGCAGAGTCGGGAGTTCGATTTATTCAGGTCAATTACAGCGACAATTCCAACAACCCCGCCTGGGATCAGCACAACGACATGCCCAAACACAAGGAGCATGCCCTGGCGGTTGATAAACCCATTTCAGGCCTTTTGACCGACCTCAAGCAACGTGGATTATTGCAAGATACTTTGGTCTGGTGGGGCGGCGAATTTGGAAGAACTCCTTACGCCCAGAAGAACGGTGATGGCCGCGATCATAATCCAACCGGTTTCACGGTTTGGCTTGCCGGGGGCGGGGTCCGACCAGGACTCATTTACGGAGAAACCGACGAGTTCGGCCAATACGCAGTCCAAAACCAGGTGCACATGCACGACCTTCACGCCACCATTTTACACCTGCTAGGCATGGACCACAAACGCCTCACCTTTCGCCATGAAGGACGCGACTTCCGACTGACCGATGTCTTCGGAAACGTGGTGCATGATATCATAACGTAA
- a CDS encoding sulfatase-like hydrolase/transferase gives MNIEVLPSYKDCHPKEEAVQWITENKEQPFFLYLAHNMPHAPIFASNEFQGRSEGGRLGDVAEEIDWSVRLQTR, from the coding sequence ATGAACATTGAAGTCCTGCCTTCCTATAAAGACTGTCATCCTAAAGAAGAGGCAGTTCAGTGGATAACAGAGAACAAGGAACAGCCCTTTTTTCTATACCTGGCTCATAATATGCCCCATGCGCCGATATTTGCATCCAATGAGTTTCAGGGGCGCAGCGAAGGTGGACGCTTGGGAGATGTGGCAGAAGAGATCGACTGGTCTGTCAGATTACAAACACGCTGA
- a CDS encoding cell wall-binding protein: MATSPDGVVWTARTHGNFAEYTGIAYGNGRFVAVGKDTPILSSTDGITWEAAAVGTGETIYGVFYGNGLFVVTGTFGAIWTSADGQTFTRRERFNSARLNAATYGNSLFVAVGHGGDILTSPDAITWTLLPDQTNDALVSVTYGNGVFVASSLNGTVLTSSNGTTWTEQNLAGGFKALYGVAWGNGQFVAVGDIAGFGSPNGSELWSSADGSNWVRQTNTIKNDQFFGVTFDGERFVVVGTGGTILRSNVVAPPPIEIVLKNIRLEENSFRFEFNSKIGTQYEVQHSANLDEWLTSLSLEASEEEISFSDSVANIDGRFYRVLVP, encoded by the coding sequence GTGGCCACTTCACCGGATGGTGTCGTTTGGACAGCACGCACCCATGGAAATTTCGCCGAGTATACCGGAATCGCCTATGGAAATGGCAGGTTTGTAGCGGTAGGGAAGGACACCCCAATCCTCAGCTCCACCGACGGAATCACCTGGGAGGCGGCAGCGGTAGGAACCGGCGAAACCATTTATGGTGTATTTTACGGTAATGGACTCTTTGTAGTTACGGGCACGTTTGGAGCTATATGGACTTCTGCGGATGGACAGACATTCACGAGGCGGGAAAGATTCAATTCCGCGCGCTTGAACGCTGCGACCTATGGAAACAGCCTATTTGTGGCCGTAGGTCATGGCGGTGATATTCTGACGTCACCAGATGCGATAACCTGGACTCTCCTTCCGGATCAAACAAACGATGCCCTGGTATCCGTCACCTACGGCAATGGAGTTTTCGTGGCATCCAGCTTAAATGGAACTGTTCTTACTTCATCCAATGGTACTACTTGGACCGAACAAAATCTCGCTGGAGGATTTAAAGCACTATATGGAGTAGCCTGGGGAAATGGTCAGTTTGTCGCTGTAGGAGATATAGCAGGATTCGGCTCGCCAAACGGATCAGAACTGTGGTCATCCGCAGATGGTTCGAATTGGGTTCGCCAGACAAACACTATTAAGAATGATCAATTTTTTGGTGTCACTTTCGATGGAGAACGCTTTGTGGTTGTAGGTACGGGAGGCACTATTTTGCGGTCCAATGTGGTCGCACCGCCACCGATTGAGATTGTTTTGAAAAATATTCGGCTCGAGGAAAATAGTTTTCGTTTTGAGTTTAACAGCAAAATTGGAACCCAGTATGAAGTTCAGCATTCTGCAAATCTAGATGAATGGTTGACCTCATTATCTCTAGAAGCATCTGAAGAAGAGATTTCTTTTTCAGACTCTGTTGCAAATATAGACGGGCGTTTTTACCGGGTGTTAGTGCCTTAG
- a CDS encoding Gfo/Idh/MocA family oxidoreductase — protein sequence MKTDSHTPDRRSFLKTMLAAGAAPMVLRSGLLGKDAPSKKITLGFIGVGWQGVDLNLKSFLTEDDCRCVVVCDVYMGRAEAAKELVDKEYGNTDCRAVQDFREVIDDPSIDAVVISTPDHWHTTMSLMALKAGKHVFCEKPTFTIGEGRILVNAVKKSGMVFQTGLEDRSLTHYHRMVEWVRNGAIGDLHHMDVGVPEGAIHPWEEEQAVPDDLNWKLWLGPAPYHPYTATRTEPMHWRYIRDYSTGIITDWGCHLVDTAQFAADDRHQCALEVKGTAVEVTEKAQSNIPANYDLHYRYSNGITMQLHNVSKEEGLGANVYVRFYGSKGWVSVTGWRGQFDASDPTVLRKKYATGNSKHYPLPAREHPNFLASIRTGKEPTYPAETLHRLSTTLHMGVIAADLQRKVTWDPKKERFKNDEEANSKLTVKQHDDWKLA from the coding sequence ATGAAAACAGATTCTCATACACCCGATCGACGTTCCTTTTTAAAAACCATGCTGGCCGCCGGTGCCGCCCCAATGGTTCTCCGTTCCGGACTGCTGGGAAAGGATGCCCCTTCCAAGAAAATCACTCTTGGATTTATTGGTGTGGGTTGGCAGGGAGTAGACCTCAATTTGAAATCCTTTCTCACCGAGGATGACTGTCGCTGCGTTGTGGTGTGCGATGTCTATATGGGTCGTGCGGAGGCAGCTAAGGAACTCGTCGATAAGGAATATGGCAACACTGATTGTCGTGCGGTTCAGGATTTTCGCGAAGTGATTGATGATCCAAGTATCGATGCGGTGGTTATCTCCACTCCTGACCATTGGCATACGACTATGTCGCTAATGGCATTAAAGGCCGGCAAACATGTTTTTTGCGAGAAACCAACCTTTACGATTGGCGAGGGACGTATTCTCGTAAATGCGGTTAAGAAAAGTGGCATGGTTTTTCAAACCGGTTTGGAAGATCGGTCACTTACTCATTACCACCGTATGGTTGAGTGGGTACGCAATGGGGCTATTGGTGATTTGCACCACATGGATGTTGGAGTCCCCGAAGGAGCAATTCATCCCTGGGAAGAGGAACAGGCAGTTCCAGACGATCTCAATTGGAAATTGTGGCTAGGGCCTGCTCCTTATCATCCTTACACAGCCACCCGAACCGAACCCATGCATTGGCGTTATATTCGGGACTACTCCACAGGGATCATTACCGATTGGGGATGTCATCTGGTGGATACCGCTCAATTCGCTGCAGATGATCGACACCAATGCGCGCTTGAAGTAAAAGGGACCGCAGTTGAAGTTACCGAGAAAGCTCAGTCCAACATTCCAGCCAACTACGATCTTCATTACCGGTATTCGAACGGTATAACCATGCAACTCCACAATGTTTCAAAAGAGGAAGGACTTGGGGCAAATGTTTATGTACGATTCTACGGTTCCAAAGGTTGGGTTTCAGTTACCGGTTGGCGCGGACAATTTGATGCCAGCGATCCCACTGTTTTACGAAAGAAATACGCTACGGGAAATTCTAAACATTATCCGCTTCCAGCCCGTGAACATCCCAACTTTTTGGCAAGTATTCGCACGGGCAAAGAACCTACCTATCCCGCTGAAACACTACATAGGCTGAGCACAACTTTACATATGGGCGTTATTGCTGCCGATCTTCAGCGCAAGGTCACATGGGATCCGAAGAAAGAACGCTTTAAGAACGATGAAGAGGCGAATTCCAAATTGACCGTTAAGCAACACGATGACTGGAAATTGGCCTAA
- a CDS encoding Ig-like domain-containing protein — protein sequence MSHKLTISCSVILLILLAAFSDSFLIGQQADTQIKIELLTEESIELTWPVSPEEYELDTSTELTTASWSKVNQQIQTGGNQNRIELDYYGESRFFRLREVEPKLLGITSSSPSSRDASVAVTRETVVRFSRPLHPDSVVTSAHFFARAGGDDLPARIHLSADRRSVTLFYAENLPGNARVDVVFNGTGLKDDLGRIIDADGDGQPGGSIEFQFNTLGLQPLEGTAVVGNVYASELGAGNGETVDTPLEGVTIFLDGLEQTINTTTDSEGYFKLEPVPAGEFFVHIYGRTAVGSDYPDGAYYATVGKSWNSVPGRDDNLAGGTGNIYLPLIYGNSLHAVSETEDTEITFTDDIIQDFPELDGVSITVPAGALFDQDGTRGGMVGIAPVAPDRLPEPLPDGLNFPLVITVQTNDRENFDIPVPVRFPNLPDSVTGETLSPGAKTALWSFNHDTGYWESVGMMTISADGLYAVSDPGSGILAPGWHGVGSGSGGGGPRPRKKKDPEPEDPFPDREDDDPDDCTKEIICTEIVSERNLAHCLLECTGNVLDQIFGDDKTERSPMELGLCTGNALTCKDQWETLEEVVDSDRWDNSLTSDQTSCMDECMTPTAATFPVIVPCEGFFDPCPEMLVFSPTEMAFLQSAGVVFGLEELETQILPDWIAEQKAIWKAEADYFSLVFGTPKIAQTDPLELELLRAFFNRFGEITSSDSEEGIIISTSERTGLLELPRVSQFSDPEWMTLLERMELMRNNALPPEEYDEAAIKAAAEYANDVTQLLINRGWERREDGLIFGLARLSLELAPEVGSEEFPARGHHYLIRSFDSGFDRRGRLSSNGSIEGVIFAPNEYHMIAYVDPVTLNVGAATFFSNSTGNTTIIPTAPLIPSSSNDSDNDGLSDIAEQVIGTLANNPDTDADGVSDGIEVQMGSDPLDGIPVSTGIIASIGTTDETTDVVVEGNIAVVADGENGIKLIDVSNFFSPIVLSEFPLPGTAKHVAISGNHVIVGLGNQQLAFVDISNPSEPIISQVTKVPGDVKFTVTQGNYGYVSMGLLNSQYHLIKYDLELGTEIWRWTTELPLGDIALSRGIVYALSTISLEILEDSLNNPTEVVSFPVEAPSSQRVNGRTLFVGGDYAYIGYNTGYSILDVSNPSQPILVGEPQQPQPPMVDIVASGSGLIFSSNIISLGNPRLTLGVYNVSDPTNVNSLVTQIVTPGVPLAIQQHRGVILVADSQAGLQIVNFISPDLAGVAPEVSLEAGFSLNPAEAQSNSETWIGINAADDVQVRDVELYIDGAATASYTNFPYNFNFITPQLTQSKTNFTVQAKATDMAGSFTWTDLIEVDLIDTLPPQFSEMEPDNGSVLQTEILSTISVRFNEQPNTETINGQSFRLFEAGPDETLNTPDDVLINSVIDFDANSLIATLSPSGALEAGLYRVSLSTEVSDVFGNSLTEALVWEFEVRDPNEWINGAGGSWAVGGNWSNGSIKGQDNLIIDIPNEDAPTQISSGTFSITSLLSEEDFTLTVGTLNVAEEATINGNFTWTSQSALGGGGTTMANGGMLIDGLNSHLLNDHWLVNNGLAQWTNGAIYLGHSQSLFMNSTGATLELLNESYTVIGDSGNFDPLGVINDGALIKNSESGLRIANLSFENNGTIDVKLGELEIFGGGYFGEGSIVVRTGATLHFSTGLFSDFAGSILGGSLMLEEAGTLKLVEGFVSSLGSDIAGDGDVVLKIAQSKGVEIFGNYDVGTTSFEGGPAAFHSLAKSNSAQIIHPSVELVGAGIFESTSDFLWTTGKMAGRGTTRIRGTLRMEFNQEFSDRALRLENRTLEIIGEAIGSPGVSIEPKASTTSRIHVLPGAVWRQTDDFGIEGDSTGEDWLFTNDGSFIKEGALNGEFNIHFLNSGLIEIKEGTLLIVGDFQQTAGEIRLSESNLQAWSLNGGVRLQGGSITGTGEFGFHQFSTFSDVENSGGAISPGDNANSGTVTIKGEYMQSGSGSIAIDIFGLPEEAGPDKVTVSRGAVLGGILEIRIAEGFVPAIGASYTILDGTSRTGEFGTVTGLEISADRKFEVVYTATAVQINVVSIP from the coding sequence TTGTCACATAAATTAACAATTAGTTGCTCGGTTATTTTATTAATACTTTTAGCTGCATTCAGTGATTCTTTTCTCATCGGGCAACAGGCAGACACGCAGATTAAGATCGAGCTCTTGACGGAAGAATCCATCGAGTTGACCTGGCCGGTATCCCCTGAGGAATACGAGCTGGACACTTCGACTGAACTCACAACTGCAAGCTGGTCCAAGGTGAATCAGCAAATTCAAACCGGAGGAAATCAGAATCGCATTGAACTAGATTATTACGGTGAATCACGATTTTTCCGTCTTCGAGAAGTAGAACCCAAATTACTGGGGATTACCAGTTCTTCTCCATCCAGTAGAGATGCCAGTGTCGCCGTGACCCGGGAAACGGTCGTGCGGTTTTCGCGTCCGCTTCATCCTGACTCAGTGGTCACATCGGCGCATTTCTTCGCTCGTGCCGGTGGAGACGATTTACCCGCCCGGATTCATCTGTCGGCCGACCGTCGTTCTGTAACTTTATTCTATGCTGAAAATCTACCAGGCAATGCTCGCGTGGATGTGGTGTTTAACGGCACTGGCTTGAAAGACGATTTGGGACGCATTATCGACGCAGATGGTGATGGACAACCGGGTGGTTCAATTGAATTTCAATTCAACACCCTTGGCCTACAGCCACTGGAAGGAACGGCGGTTGTAGGTAACGTCTACGCCTCAGAACTGGGTGCAGGAAATGGGGAAACCGTCGACACGCCTTTGGAAGGAGTAACCATTTTCCTCGACGGCTTGGAGCAAACCATCAACACCACTACGGACTCCGAAGGTTATTTCAAACTTGAACCGGTTCCGGCTGGAGAATTCTTTGTCCATATTTATGGACGTACCGCGGTGGGCAGCGATTACCCTGATGGTGCCTATTATGCCACGGTTGGTAAGTCTTGGAATTCTGTTCCTGGGCGTGACGACAACCTGGCCGGAGGAACGGGTAACATTTATCTACCGCTTATCTACGGTAATAGCCTGCACGCAGTGTCCGAAACAGAGGATACAGAGATCACGTTTACAGACGATATCATTCAAGACTTCCCTGAATTAGATGGCGTATCCATCACTGTTCCAGCCGGCGCACTTTTCGATCAGGACGGAACTCGTGGAGGCATGGTGGGCATCGCCCCGGTCGCACCTGATCGACTCCCTGAGCCACTTCCAGATGGCCTAAACTTTCCGCTGGTTATAACCGTGCAAACGAACGACCGGGAAAATTTCGATATCCCGGTTCCAGTCAGATTTCCAAATCTTCCTGATTCTGTAACGGGAGAGACCTTATCGCCCGGAGCCAAGACTGCTCTCTGGAGTTTCAATCACGATACTGGTTATTGGGAATCGGTTGGCATGATGACTATCTCAGCAGATGGCTTATATGCGGTAAGCGATCCTGGCTCCGGTATTCTCGCTCCGGGTTGGCATGGAGTTGGAAGCGGATCAGGAGGAGGAGGCCCTCGACCAAGAAAGAAAAAAGATCCAGAGCCGGAAGATCCATTTCCCGATAGAGAAGATGACGACCCCGATGATTGTACTAAAGAGATCATTTGCACTGAAATTGTGAGCGAACGTAATTTAGCTCATTGCCTGCTCGAATGTACAGGTAACGTACTCGACCAAATATTTGGAGACGATAAGACAGAAAGGTCTCCTATGGAATTGGGGTTATGCACTGGGAATGCCCTAACCTGTAAGGATCAATGGGAGACATTGGAAGAGGTTGTCGATAGTGACCGGTGGGACAACTCCCTAACATCAGATCAAACGAGTTGCATGGACGAGTGTATGACACCCACGGCTGCGACCTTCCCTGTGATAGTCCCTTGCGAAGGCTTTTTCGATCCTTGTCCAGAGATGCTGGTTTTCTCCCCAACCGAAATGGCATTTCTCCAATCAGCAGGGGTTGTTTTCGGGTTAGAAGAACTTGAAACTCAAATTTTACCCGATTGGATAGCGGAACAGAAGGCGATCTGGAAAGCAGAAGCTGATTATTTTTCACTCGTTTTCGGTACTCCTAAAATAGCTCAAACCGATCCGCTCGAGCTGGAATTATTGCGAGCCTTCTTTAACCGCTTTGGTGAAATAACCAGCTCGGATTCCGAAGAAGGGATAATTATCAGTACCTCTGAAAGGACCGGACTGTTAGAATTGCCAAGAGTATCACAATTCAGTGATCCCGAGTGGATGACACTATTAGAACGGATGGAATTGATGAGAAATAACGCTTTGCCTCCTGAAGAGTATGATGAAGCTGCAATCAAGGCAGCGGCTGAGTATGCTAATGATGTTACTCAGCTTTTAATTAACAGAGGATGGGAACGCAGGGAAGATGGTTTGATTTTTGGTTTGGCAAGGCTCTCCTTAGAGCTTGCTCCAGAGGTTGGAAGCGAGGAGTTTCCTGCTAGAGGACATCACTACTTAATTCGCAGCTTTGATTCAGGTTTTGATCGCCGAGGTCGGCTCAGCTCTAATGGTTCTATAGAAGGAGTTATATTTGCCCCAAATGAATACCACATGATTGCTTATGTGGATCCGGTCACATTAAACGTGGGGGCCGCGACCTTTTTCTCAAATTCAACGGGAAATACTACTATTATTCCTACCGCTCCGCTTATTCCTTCCTCATCGAATGATTCGGATAATGACGGTCTAAGTGACATCGCTGAACAAGTGATAGGAACTTTGGCCAATAATCCTGACACAGATGCTGATGGGGTGTCTGATGGTATAGAAGTACAAATGGGCTCAGACCCTTTGGATGGAATCCCTGTTTCAACCGGAATCATCGCGTCGATTGGTACCACTGATGAAACTACTGATGTGGTTGTTGAAGGAAACATAGCCGTGGTCGCAGACGGCGAAAACGGGATTAAACTGATAGATGTTAGCAACTTCTTTTCCCCGATCGTTCTTTCTGAATTTCCACTTCCAGGAACTGCGAAACACGTGGCAATCTCTGGCAACCATGTGATCGTTGGATTGGGGAATCAGCAGTTGGCTTTTGTTGATATTTCAAATCCAAGCGAGCCTATCATTTCTCAAGTGACGAAAGTACCTGGTGACGTAAAATTCACTGTTACACAAGGAAACTACGGCTACGTCAGTATGGGTCTACTAAACAGCCAATACCACCTTATTAAATATGACCTTGAGCTTGGCACCGAAATCTGGAGGTGGACTACAGAATTACCATTGGGCGATATTGCTCTATCCCGTGGTATAGTATACGCGCTTTCTACTATCTCACTCGAAATTTTGGAAGACTCGCTTAACAACCCAACAGAGGTTGTTTCCTTCCCAGTTGAAGCGCCATCTTCGCAAAGGGTAAATGGTCGAACCCTATTTGTGGGGGGAGATTATGCCTACATTGGTTATAACACGGGCTATTCCATACTTGATGTGAGTAATCCCTCCCAACCGATCCTGGTGGGAGAACCTCAACAACCCCAACCGCCTATGGTTGATATTGTCGCATCTGGTTCAGGTCTCATTTTTAGTTCAAATATAATTTCTCTAGGAAATCCGAGACTCACGCTTGGAGTTTATAATGTAAGCGATCCAACAAATGTGAATAGTCTTGTGACTCAAATTGTTACACCGGGAGTACCTCTCGCAATTCAGCAGCACAGGGGAGTTATTTTAGTGGCTGATTCCCAAGCTGGCTTGCAAATTGTCAATTTCATCAGTCCTGATTTGGCAGGCGTCGCACCCGAAGTCTCCTTGGAAGCCGGATTCAGTTTAAACCCTGCAGAAGCTCAAAGTAATAGTGAGACCTGGATAGGGATTAACGCTGCCGATGATGTTCAGGTGAGGGACGTTGAGCTATACATAGATGGTGCAGCCACAGCTTCGTATACAAACTTTCCTTACAATTTTAATTTTATCACACCACAATTAACCCAGAGTAAAACCAATTTTACAGTACAAGCTAAAGCAACGGATATGGCAGGCTCATTTACCTGGACTGACTTAATCGAAGTAGACCTTATCGATACACTGCCACCTCAGTTTTCTGAAATGGAACCGGATAATGGATCTGTGCTGCAAACCGAAATCTTATCTACAATTTCAGTGAGGTTCAATGAACAGCCCAACACTGAAACTATCAATGGGCAATCGTTTCGCTTGTTTGAAGCTGGACCTGATGAAACACTAAATACGCCTGATGATGTGTTGATCAATAGTGTGATTGATTTTGATGCGAATTCTTTAATAGCAACATTATCCCCTTCCGGTGCGCTTGAGGCCGGTCTCTACCGTGTGAGCCTCTCAACCGAGGTATCAGATGTATTTGGCAATTCTTTAACTGAAGCCTTAGTATGGGAATTTGAAGTCAGGGATCCGAACGAGTGGATAAATGGTGCTGGAGGATCCTGGGCAGTGGGTGGAAACTGGTCCAACGGAAGCATAAAAGGTCAGGACAATCTGATAATAGATATTCCGAATGAGGACGCGCCGACACAAATTTCTTCGGGAACTTTTTCAATTACCAGCCTTCTTTCCGAAGAAGATTTTACTCTTACAGTGGGGACACTGAACGTCGCAGAAGAAGCGACCATCAATGGTAATTTTACCTGGACCTCTCAAAGCGCGCTAGGCGGTGGTGGTACAACCATGGCCAATGGTGGTATGTTAATTGATGGACTTAATAGTCACCTCCTTAATGACCATTGGTTGGTTAACAATGGATTGGCACAGTGGACCAATGGGGCTATTTACTTAGGGCACAGTCAGTCACTATTTATGAATTCGACTGGGGCCACATTGGAGCTTCTGAATGAAAGTTACACGGTGATAGGGGATAGCGGCAATTTCGATCCCTTAGGTGTCATTAATGATGGGGCTTTAATCAAGAACAGCGAAAGCGGACTGCGCATTGCGAATCTTAGTTTCGAAAATAACGGAACGATCGACGTAAAGCTAGGTGAACTTGAAATCTTCGGCGGCGGATACTTTGGTGAGGGATCCATAGTGGTGCGAACTGGAGCAACGCTGCATTTTAGTACCGGACTATTTAGTGATTTCGCAGGCAGCATTCTGGGAGGCTCACTGATGTTGGAAGAAGCTGGAACCCTTAAGCTAGTAGAAGGTTTTGTATCTTCCTTAGGATCGGATATCGCGGGAGATGGTGATGTAGTCCTGAAAATAGCACAATCCAAGGGGGTGGAAATTTTTGGAAATTACGACGTCGGTACCACATCTTTTGAAGGCGGACCCGCTGCTTTCCATTCGTTGGCGAAATCAAACTCTGCTCAGATAATCCATCCATCGGTGGAATTGGTCGGCGCCGGGATCTTCGAATCAACCAGCGATTTCCTGTGGACAACAGGCAAAATGGCCGGAAGAGGCACGACTCGAATCCGAGGGACGCTCAGGATGGAATTTAATCAGGAATTCAGCGACCGGGCTCTGAGGTTAGAAAACCGGACATTGGAGATTATTGGAGAAGCCATTGGATCTCCAGGCGTTTCGATTGAACCCAAGGCTTCAACGACCTCCCGCATCCATGTGTTGCCTGGCGCTGTTTGGCGACAAACAGATGACTTCGGAATTGAAGGAGATTCGACGGGTGAAGACTGGTTGTTCACCAATGATGGTTCTTTTATCAAGGAAGGGGCGCTCAATGGCGAATTCAACATACACTTTCTCAATTCTGGTCTAATTGAAATTAAAGAAGGCACCTTGCTGATTGTGGGTGATTTCCAACAAACGGCGGGCGAAATCCGGCTCTCAGAATCGAATCTCCAAGCTTGGTCATTGAATGGCGGTGTTCGCCTTCAGGGTGGGTCCATCACCGGTACTGGTGAGTTCGGGTTTCATCAGTTCTCTACCTTTTCTGATGTTGAAAATTCTGGAGGAGCAATAAGCCCTGGTGACAATGCCAATTCGGGAACTGTTACCATAAAGGGCGAGTATATGCAGAGTGGTTCCGGCAGCATTGCCATCGACATTTTCGGCCTGCCAGAGGAAGCAGGACCGGACAAAGTGACCGTGTCTCGTGGTGCGGTACTCGGTGGTATCCTAGAGATTCGTATCGCCGAAGGGTTCGTTCCTGCAATCGGTGCCAGCTACACAATATTAGATGGAACATCCCGTACCGGCGAGTTCGGTACAGTAACAGGTCTGGAAATCTCAGCGGACCGGAAGTTCGAGGTCGTCTATACCGCGACAGCCGTTCAAATTAATGTAGTTTCAATACCTTAG